tttaatttgtcagggctgaaaatccaagtttgcaaaaatGAGAAGATCAAAAtgtgctttgttgctcaagttaggataactacagcataaaaattaaaattacttgccattagttttcaaggaccaatcacgtcaaagaatgatgcttgtcggGGCGTTCATAACATTGACTCCTGTATATGCAACGTACATGTgatctattctagtatatacttatgaaggaacatttttttaaaaagtaaaattctggaatctctcgtggcacacccggaatctcttcggggcatacCACTTTGAAAGTACCTGGCAGATCCCAGATAGTCTTGACTAATAGCTGTTGTAGGAACTTGTCCCAGCCCCTTGTAAATCCAGCTATGTTAGATGCCTTTGCTGGATTCTACAGCTTGCTCATGGAGTGAAGAAATGCTTTGTCCAAGATGTTTTAAGCTAGTGTCCTGGACTATTCCTTAGTCCTTGCACAGGTTTAAGGAATAAGAGCATAATAATTGATTATAGTAGGTCAgatcaaaggttcatcaagcccggtAATCTGTTTCTAACACTGGCCAATGGAATCCCTCCCCCAAACCCCATGATGATTCCCACAAATGTATGCTTTCTTATACACTGGTTCTTTGGGGCATGTTTGGGACGGGTATGGAGAGGCAAGATCAGGAAGGACTTGAGAGGTTAAGTAAAAAAGCCCAAAAACCCCAAACATGATGGGAGCGGGAGATGTTGGGTACATATGGCCAATTTTTAAGTTATGTATATACAGTGGccaatttggtctttatctgtagTTGACATCTACATTGACTTTCTTCTGAATCACCGTTTTTTGTATTTTGGCAGAATAAAATCTTGAAAGTGCCTAATATTTACTTAGAAGAGGAGTCATGGCTGAATATTCGGTTAAGAATTATGACTCTGAAAAGTCGCTGCCTGACATGGACACAATACGCAACTTTAAATGAAGAGTCTGTGTTCAAGGAAAGCTTGGAAAACCCAAACTGGTAAGAGTTAGTGTCAGTTGACGGACTGAGCAGCATTATCTTTGTTGACCACATTGTTCAGGATTGAGTTTTTGAACACTCATCATTGGTAAAAGAGCTTGAGAGGAGCCAGTTTGAATGGAGTGTAAGAGGAGGTAGTATAGAGGTCCACAAGGCCCTTAGTCAGTTTTCATGTTACAGAGGGCATGGAATTTATAATACCAGGATAAAGTGCCCCCAACCTGATCAGCAACCATATGAGAATAGGATTCCCAAATTCTAAACTAGAATTCTAAACAAATTCTCCAAACTAGACTAGACTACTACtacatttcaaatgctcctgcctggcttttaagatcattcaaggcatccttcctcccttaatcccactatcttataactccagacccgcccaaaggtataaactatccttcccctctctacacggtattcgctatgcaggcaaactgggaaaatcccttcttttcagaatcacaggtctttggaacgaccttactaccccgctgcggaacctgggctccctccaattattccgcaagcaactgaaaacctggcttttcactaaaatgtaattctatccccccttactcttctcttctatatataagttcatgtaaacctcttttttccttctcttcctatattttaagttcttgtaaaccgtgccgagctccacatccgtggagatgatgcggtatataaacttaaggtttagtttagtttaaaggaATCGAATACAAACTGTTCACACTACAACCTTCCCGTATCTGGCAGAAAAATAGTGGAATCCTTTACCAGCAcaattaaggaacaccctcctACCAAAACTTTTTTGTAAAGGCCTAAAAACCTATTTGGAAAATACCTTACTTTCCCTACTCATACCCCTAAACAAGGCTATGACCACCAGAAATCAAATAAGATACAAATCACCTCTCCTATCTTGATAGATGATCAAGCTTTCTACAAACCAGGAAAGTAACATCCATACCAGAACTCATAATATCAAGACTACAACACCAGATATAGCCAATCTTCTTTCCAAACCATATACCATCATCATATGACTACTCAAACACAAACCAAGATATCTATGTCgtgaaccctaatgaaataatgtaaatcctggtggacatggccaggctcttctaaattgtaaatcaccttgaactccttctggggcatattagtgATTATCAAAATTAGTGTTGAATTTATGCATAAACACCGTTCTGAAATCAGTACGGTGACGAGTTTAGCTATCTTCTAGATCTGTGATCCAGTATGGCTGCTGGGTTTGATACATCTTGTCTATATACAGTTCTATATCTCCACACCTCTATATACAaatagtttatatatatatatatattttatttaacagGACTGAATTTGTACAGAAAGGCACAGTGTCTGTTACCGGGGCAGGGTTCCTCAATTATGTATTTGAAGCTTTTGCACAGGCTTTTGTGAACCAAGGCATCAAGAAGGTAAGTCCTCAGAAGGTTGTCCTAAAACTAAGTAAATGGCTCTGTTCTTGAAGGATCCATAGAATGTGGGTGTAACGTACCTTAAGATGGGAGGGGTATGTTGGAAGAAGATAAGCGGTCACAGATAAGAAGAGGATCTTCACAGACAGTCTCACTTTGTGGCTGGCAGCTGGGATATATCCATTAGAATTTCAGCTGACTTATTTGAGCACACTGGATAAACTGTTTAGTTGAGAACGTCAAAAGGTTATCGGGCCAGTACTTGGCCACCACAGACAGCatttgtttttgtgatttttctAAGCTTTCTGCTGCAGCACTCATAAAATAAGGTAATTATCCGGCACCTCTCCCCGATCAGCAATTCCCAAACTGGGCTCTGCAGAACCCAAGTGCTTTTCAGGGGCT
The nucleotide sequence above comes from Geotrypetes seraphini chromosome 18, aGeoSer1.1, whole genome shotgun sequence. Encoded proteins:
- the PRELID2 gene encoding PRELI domain-containing protein 2, which codes for MGFTVGVCMVYRYPFEHVVASFLNKYPTPMEKHITAVETVEEKTDLSTGIIYRRRIATCTNIIPEFLRKNKILKVPNIYLEEESWLNIRLRIMTLKSRCLTWTQYATLNEESVFKESLENPNWTEFVQKGTVSVTGAGFLNYVFEAFAQAFVNQGIKKSIKIMETLLQERYGCPVS